A window from Pangasianodon hypophthalmus isolate fPanHyp1 chromosome 16, fPanHyp1.pri, whole genome shotgun sequence encodes these proteins:
- the tardbpa gene encoding TAR DNA binding protein, like isoform X1, whose product METCYIRVAEDENEEPMEIPSEEDGTVLLSSVAAQFPGACGLRYRSPVSQCMRGVRLVEGVLHAPEADWGNLVYVVNYPKDNKRKMDEMDAASAVKIKRGIQKTSDLIVLGLPWKTSEQDLKDYFSTFGEVIMVQVKRDAKTGNSKGFGFVRFTDYETQIKVMSQRHMIDGRWCDCKLPNSKYFMEQAGLDEPMRSRKVFVGRCTEDMTADDLRQFFMQYGEVTDVFIPKPFRAFAFVTFADDQVAQSLCGEDLIIKGTSVHISNAEPKHNNSRHMLDRARFGGFGQGFGSRSHNSNVNFGALSLNPAMMAAAQAALQSSWGMMGMLANQQSQTAASGTTAAGQTAGSRDQGQGYSAAGSNYNATSSASLGWGANNTPSSGGFSSGFGSSMETKSSWGM is encoded by the exons ATGGAGACGTGTTATATTCGTGTGGCTGAGGATGAAAACGAGGAGCCAATGGAAATTCCCTCAGAGGAGGATGGGACAGTACTGCTGTCCAGCGTGGCGGCGCAGTTTCCAGGCGCGTGCGGCCTGCGTTACCGGAGCCCGGTGTCTCAGTGCATGCGGGGGGTGCGCTTAGTGGAGGGCGTGCTGCATGCACCGGAGGCCGACTGGGGCAATCTGGTGTACGTAGTCAACTACCCAAAAG aCAATAAAAGAAAGATGGATGAAATGGATGCTGCTTCTGCTGTGAAAATTAAGAGGGGCATTCAGAAGACTTCAGACTTGATTGTTCTTGGATTACCATGGAAAACATCTGAGCAAGACCTGAAAGACTATTTCAGCACATTTGGAGAGGTGATAATGGTACAG GTTAAGAGAGATGCAAAAACAGGAAATTCTAAAGGATTTGGCTTTGTAAGGTTTACAGACTATGAGACACAGATTAAAGTGATGTCCCAGCGGCATATGATTGATGGGAGGTGGTGTGACTGCAAGCTCCCCAACTCAAAG TATTTCATGGAACAAGCTGGGCTAGACGAGCCTATGCGGAGTAGGAAAGTGTTTGTGGGCCGTTGTACTGAGGACATGACTGCTGATGACCTCAGGCAGTTCTTTATGCAGTACGGTGAAGTCACAGATGTCTTCATTCCTAAGCCTTTCCGAGCATTCGCCTTTGTCACTTTTGCTGATGACCAG GTTGCCCAGTCTCTGTGTGGTGAGGACCTGATCATCAAGGGCACCAGCGTACACATCTCTAACGCAGAGCCTAAGCACAATAATAGTAGGCACATGTTGGATCGTGCTCGTTTTGGGGGGTTTGGGCAGGGCTTTGGTAGTCGCAGTCATAACAGCAATGTGAATTTTGGGGCTCTTAGCTTAAACCCAGCCATGATGGCAGCAGCCCAGGCAGCCCTTCAGAGCAGCTGGGGAATGATGGGTATGCTGGCCAATCAACAGAGTCAGACGGCTGCCTCTGGCACCACTGCAGCCGGCCAAACAGCAGGTAGCAGAGATCAGGGCCAGGGCTATAGCGCAGCCGGCAGCAATTATAATGCCACCAGTTCAGCTAGTCTCGGGTGGGGTGCCAATAACACGCCCTCCAGTGGTGGCTTTAGCTCTGGCTTTGGCTCCAGTATGGAGACCAAATCTAGTTGGGGAATGTAG
- the tardbpa gene encoding TAR DNA binding protein, like isoform X2 — protein sequence METCYIRVAEDENEEPMEIPSEEDGTVLLSSVAAQFPGACGLRYRSPVSQCMRGVRLVEGVLHAPEADWGNLVYVVNYPKDNKRKMDEMDAASAVKIKRGIQKTSDLIVLGLPWKTSEQDLKDYFSTFGEVIMVQVKRDAKTGNSKGFGFVRFTDYETQIKVMSQRHMIDGRWCDCKLPNSKYFMEQAGLDEPMRSRKVFVGRCTEDMTADDLRQFFMQYGEVTDVFIPKPFRAFAFVTFADDQVAQSLCGEDLIIKGTSVHISNAEPKHNNIHHLFSHFPGRSASLAAMFERSQYQYPSSHV from the exons ATGGAGACGTGTTATATTCGTGTGGCTGAGGATGAAAACGAGGAGCCAATGGAAATTCCCTCAGAGGAGGATGGGACAGTACTGCTGTCCAGCGTGGCGGCGCAGTTTCCAGGCGCGTGCGGCCTGCGTTACCGGAGCCCGGTGTCTCAGTGCATGCGGGGGGTGCGCTTAGTGGAGGGCGTGCTGCATGCACCGGAGGCCGACTGGGGCAATCTGGTGTACGTAGTCAACTACCCAAAAG aCAATAAAAGAAAGATGGATGAAATGGATGCTGCTTCTGCTGTGAAAATTAAGAGGGGCATTCAGAAGACTTCAGACTTGATTGTTCTTGGATTACCATGGAAAACATCTGAGCAAGACCTGAAAGACTATTTCAGCACATTTGGAGAGGTGATAATGGTACAG GTTAAGAGAGATGCAAAAACAGGAAATTCTAAAGGATTTGGCTTTGTAAGGTTTACAGACTATGAGACACAGATTAAAGTGATGTCCCAGCGGCATATGATTGATGGGAGGTGGTGTGACTGCAAGCTCCCCAACTCAAAG TATTTCATGGAACAAGCTGGGCTAGACGAGCCTATGCGGAGTAGGAAAGTGTTTGTGGGCCGTTGTACTGAGGACATGACTGCTGATGACCTCAGGCAGTTCTTTATGCAGTACGGTGAAGTCACAGATGTCTTCATTCCTAAGCCTTTCCGAGCATTCGCCTTTGTCACTTTTGCTGATGACCAG GTTGCCCAGTCTCTGTGTGGTGAGGACCTGATCATCAAGGGCACCAGCGTACACATCTCTAACGCAGAGCCTAAGCACAATAATA TTCACCACCTCTTTTCCCATTTCCCTGGAAGAAGCGCTTCGTTGGCCGCAATGTTCGAGCGATCTCAGTATCAGTACCCTTCTTCCCATGTGTAA